A window from Termitidicoccus mucosus encodes these proteins:
- a CDS encoding reprolysin-like metallopeptidase, translated as MGGPARREASKLGADQILFIAGAYITGDHAGIAVQSADDDNRFSPYATAYDVFGVKTFAHELGHTFGLRHDRVTDNVPDNNGKYYYGYEWYLPDLNNNSALASNGDVMSYAANPVAYFSNPQIELNNADVAMGHYQFPAGTSRIGVPASEAKAADASAGCGKKPGRWRASANRWFSL; from the coding sequence ATGGGAGGGCCGGCTCGCCGGGAGGCCTCGAAGCTTGGTGCCGACCAAATACTCTTTATTGCCGGTGCGTATATTACCGGTGACCATGCCGGCATTGCTGTTCAGAGCGCCGACGATGATAACCGTTTTTCTCCTTATGCAACCGCTTACGATGTCTTCGGTGTCAAAACGTTTGCCCACGAGCTTGGACATACTTTCGGGCTCAGACATGACCGGGTAACTGACAATGTTCCAGATAATAATGGTAAGTATTACTATGGTTACGAATGGTATTTACCCGATTTGAATAACAATTCGGCGTTGGCCTCGAATGGCGATGTCATGTCTTATGCCGCCAATCCAGTCGCATATTTTTCGAACCCTCAGATTGAACTCAACAACGCTGATGTCGCGATGGGCCATTATCAATTCCCGGCAGGCACCTCGCGTATTGGCGTTCCTGCCAGCGAGGCGAAGGCCGCCGACGCTTCCGCTGGCTGCGGGAAAAAGCCCGGCAGATGGCGAGCTTCCGCAAATCGCTGGTTTTCTCTATAA
- a CDS encoding type IV pilus twitching motility protein PilT codes for MGIPSSCVFAKGPAPSCRAWGPRRFPEIIGRPRGIIIVTGTTGSGKTTTLGGAIDQINSTQSHKIITLEDPIEIRHENRKSIVKHRELGRHFQSFPEAIRAAMRQDPDIILLGELRDPETMSAALTAAETGHLVFATAHTKDAAGCVSRVLDALPVPTHWRPSLVRSWGACPATHSGTDGKRVAAFELLINTQAVRNCIREKRIDHIRDEIGRNSTRAWSQWITRSNSSCARAASPRRPPCPLHEPGGIKAKTRPASLMNTYQRLIIAGVAVALAITGRAVTPTRSEFHARRRSCGRRRPAFGARLKIPPRQRVRHRGYRSD; via the coding sequence ATGGGGATACCATCGAGCTGCGTCTTTGCCAAAGGCCCCGCGCCCTCTTGCCGAGCTTGGGGTCCCCGCAGGTTTCCTGAAATTATTGGACGCCCCCGCGGTATCATCATCGTCACGGGCACGACCGGCTCTGGTAAAACGACGACCTTGGGTGGAGCCATCGACCAGATCAACTCCACGCAAAGTCATAAAATCATCACGCTGGAGGACCCCATTGAGATAAGGCACGAGAACAGAAAATCCATCGTCAAGCACCGCGAGCTGGGCAGGCACTTCCAATCATTTCCCGAGGCGATCCGGGCCGCCATGCGGCAGGACCCTGACATCATACTGTTGGGCGAGCTACGCGACCCGGAAACCATGAGCGCGGCCCTCACCGCCGCCGAGACCGGGCACTTGGTGTTCGCCACCGCGCATACCAAGGACGCTGCCGGCTGCGTGTCCCGCGTCCTCGATGCGCTGCCGGTTCCGACGCACTGGCGTCCCTCGCTGGTTCGCTCGTGGGGTGCTTGCCCAGCAACTCATTCCGGCACCGACGGCAAGCGCGTGGCGGCTTTCGAGCTTTTAATCAACACGCAGGCCGTGCGCAACTGCATCCGCGAAAAACGCATTGACCACATCCGCGACGAGATCGGCCGCAACAGCACCCGGGCATGGTCACAATGGATTACTCGCTCGAACAGCTCGTGCGCACGCGCCGCATCACCAAGGAGACCGCCCTGTCCTTTGCATGAACCAGGCGGAATTAAAGCGAAAACTCGACCAGCTTCCCTCATGAATACTTACCAACGACTCATTATCGCCGGCGTTGCCGTCGCTCTTGCAATCACCGGCCGGGCCGTAACCCCGACCCGTTCCGAATTTCATGCGCGTCGGCGATCTTGCGGCCGAAGGCGCCCTGCCTTTGGCGCCAGGCTCAAAATCCCGCCGCGGCAGCGCGTCCGTCACCGAGGATACCGATCCGATTGA
- a CDS encoding prepilin-type N-terminal cleavage/methylation domain-containing protein has translation MNKTTSIHRKLNRGRKAFTLIEVLIVVAIILGLAALGIPGYQYAMKRSEITGVLGAVHNVETAVVHFRTKPGGMRIPPITESTSASAFSLNSGNSALSGADAAILSKACTLDSAMLAEGFLSKPLNLKLGFNENRPPRRLI, from the coding sequence ATGAACAAAACAACAAGCATCCACCGTAAACTAAATCGCGGACGAAAGGCCTTCACTCTTATCGAGGTCCTTATTGTCGTCGCCATCATCCTCGGCCTCGCGGCCCTCGGCATTCCCGGATACCAGTATGCCATGAAACGCAGTGAAATCACCGGCGTTTTGGGCGCGGTTCACAACGTCGAGACCGCTGTCGTGCATTTTCGCACTAAGCCCGGCGGGATGCGTATCCCGCCGATCACCGAATCGACTTCCGCCTCCGCGTTCAGCCTCAACAGCGGCAATTCCGCCTTGAGCGGAGCCGATGCAGCCATCCTGTCCAAGGCTTGCACACTGGATTCCGCGATGCTGGCGGAGGGCTTCCTGTCCAAACCGCTCAACCTTAAACTCGGCTTTAACGAAAACCGGCCGCCACGGCGGTTGATATGA
- a CDS encoding DUF932 domain-containing protein has translation MIRFAQLSDLRDRPHVEVRPEIAYINSHDKSRAARLEAGLLRFACANGLIVSDGSVAGLRFKHFGVGTGELDDAVIQITAKAPALFEAIEQWRARKLSETEQREFARRAIDIRWPAKSPSWTP, from the coding sequence ATGATTCGCTTCGCCCAGCTCTCCGATCTGCGCGACCGCCCCCATGTCGAGGTCCGCCCCGAAATCGCCTACATCAACTCCCACGACAAATCCCGCGCCGCCCGCCTTGAGGCCGGCTTGTTGCGCTTCGCCTGCGCCAACGGCCTGATCGTCTCCGACGGCTCCGTCGCCGGCCTCCGCTTCAAGCATTTCGGGGTGGGCACGGGCGAGCTTGATGATGCCGTCATCCAGATCACCGCCAAAGCTCCCGCGCTTTTCGAGGCCATCGAGCAATGGCGGGCCCGCAAACTCTCCGAGACCGAGCAGCGCGAGTTTGCCCGCCGCGCGATCGACATTCGCTGGCCGGCAAAAAGCCCGTCCTGGACCCCGTGA
- a CDS encoding HU family DNA-binding protein — protein MGRNPNKPAETVVIPERAVVKFKSGKILKQLIKKIDIARL, from the coding sequence ATTGGCCGCAACCCAAACAAGCCCGCCGAGACAGTTGTCATTCCCGAGCGCGCCGTGGTCAAGTTCAAGTCGGGCAAGATACTCAAGCAGCTTATCAAGAAAATCGACATCGCGAGGCTCTAG
- a CDS encoding DUF7673 family protein has product MNTTFSRQLSEAERQKAMDDFAAQVRDQRRVKAAVEAGAPALQRLAKCFAGAPADAAAARLLRPLLCNLYRGCGTSPFRHFDYLTADNRDDFAAVALALGHEGFPDRRIREEIKAVAGEAAFDWFCEPQPEDATGELWDAGTTSDEDGGIEALARIADAVVCEYSGQAFKIRAILWALCDGGEADLSDLMALDWKLRKDLCTVLRTISISTEDMEIVLGAAAERKHRPYEDGYDWLLEAQS; this is encoded by the coding sequence ATGAATACAACATTTTCCCGCCAACTTTCCGAGGCGGAACGTCAGAAAGCCATGGACGATTTTGCCGCGCAGGTGCGCGATCAACGCCGAGTCAAGGCCGCGGTCGAAGCCGGGGCCCCGGCGTTGCAACGCCTCGCGAAATGCTTCGCCGGCGCGCCGGCGGACGCGGCGGCGGCGCGGCTCTTGCGGCCGCTTCTCTGCAACCTGTATCGCGGTTGCGGCACAAGCCCGTTTCGCCACTTCGACTATTTGACCGCGGACAACCGGGACGACTTCGCGGCGGTCGCCCTGGCTCTCGGCCATGAGGGATTTCCCGACCGGCGGATTCGCGAGGAAATCAAGGCCGTCGCCGGCGAGGCGGCTTTCGATTGGTTTTGCGAACCTCAGCCAGAAGACGCCACCGGCGAGCTTTGGGACGCGGGAACGACTTCCGATGAAGACGGCGGCATCGAGGCCTTGGCGCGAATCGCTGACGCCGTTGTCTGCGAATACAGCGGGCAGGCGTTCAAAATCAGGGCGATTTTATGGGCCTTGTGCGACGGCGGCGAGGCCGACTTGTCCGACCTCATGGCCCTCGACTGGAAACTGCGCAAAGACCTTTGCACCGTGCTCCGCACCATCAGTATCTCGACCGAGGACATGGAAATCGTCTTGGGCGCAGCGGCCGAGCGCAAGCACCGCCCCTATGAAGACGGCTACGACTGGCTGCTGGAGGCCCAGAGTTGA
- a CDS encoding prepilin-type N-terminal cleavage/methylation domain-containing protein — MALTIIQSGEASGGLVEALDSVAQKYADEAKTRIRTLLAVLKNSRWSSLSRGWRYHRRLHAAHLYHHPEYPMKSMHHRQKTRAFTLIEILIVCAIISGLFALSVPTIMGWLEKSQLDAETNALNAIRDDVVRSFDSTDFANVNIAALAGDVPDGVPPTVFTGNPDGSYPTTSVADWYAKIATLRGTGFGTAAPSSQPAVKDILYNHYGRARGLVAAAPQARAQRFLLFSIMAPNEQLVMPANDGSPEWFEAIWNTEWDTKGGSIPAYWAARLTADQQAAWNGSAGTGSRLYLMRVIRITLPRYVLRISNNHPTGNGYIYFNNGWAWRRRQSRGDRVSRHPWRPADRGKEGCGRGFRP, encoded by the coding sequence ATGGCCCTGACCATCATTCAAAGCGGTGAAGCGAGCGGCGGGTTGGTGGAGGCATTGGACAGTGTGGCCCAAAAATATGCTGACGAAGCCAAGACACGCATTCGCACGCTGCTGGCCGTTTTGAAAAATTCACGATGGTCCTCATTGTCGCGGGGTTGGCGTTATCATCGTCGCCTGCATGCAGCCCATCTTTACCATCACCCAGAATATCCGATGAAATCCATGCATCATCGCCAGAAAACTCGCGCTTTCACGCTTATCGAGATCCTTATCGTTTGCGCCATTATCTCGGGGTTGTTTGCCCTGTCCGTGCCGACCATTATGGGATGGCTGGAAAAGAGCCAGCTCGATGCCGAGACGAATGCCCTCAACGCCATCCGAGACGATGTCGTTCGGTCGTTTGATTCGACCGATTTTGCCAACGTCAACATTGCCGCGCTCGCCGGCGACGTGCCCGATGGCGTGCCGCCAACCGTCTTTACCGGCAATCCTGACGGCAGCTATCCGACGACCAGCGTGGCGGATTGGTATGCCAAAATCGCTACGCTCCGCGGGACCGGTTTTGGCACCGCCGCGCCTAGCTCCCAGCCAGCCGTGAAAGACATACTATACAATCACTATGGCCGGGCTCGTGGTTTAGTTGCCGCCGCTCCACAGGCGCGTGCGCAACGTTTCTTGCTCTTTTCTATCATGGCGCCGAACGAGCAACTTGTCATGCCGGCAAATGACGGTTCGCCAGAATGGTTCGAGGCCATCTGGAATACCGAATGGGACACGAAGGGCGGTTCGATACCGGCCTACTGGGCTGCGCGCCTCACCGCCGATCAGCAGGCCGCTTGGAACGGTTCCGCAGGCACTGGCTCGCGGCTTTATCTCATGCGTGTCATTCGCATCACGCTGCCGCGTTATGTGCTGCGCATCTCCAACAACCACCCGACCGGCAACGGCTACATTTACTTCAACAACGGATGGGCGTGGAGGCGCCGGCAGAGTCGGGGTGACCGAGTCTCCCGCCATCCTTGGAGGCCGGCAGATCGTGGTAAAGAAGGGTGCGGACGAGGCTTCCGCCCTTGA
- a CDS encoding ATPase, T2SS/T4P/T4SS family, with product MSPEQIALFMRIITVPNGIIYVTGPTGSGKTTLQYALLATQDLSDVVVITLEDPLSIKFTNTRSARLTRRSGARFR from the coding sequence CTGTCTCCCGAGCAAATCGCGTTGTTCATGCGCATTATCACCGTGCCCAACGGTATCATTTACGTGACCGGGCCGACCGGCTCCGGCAAGACCACGCTGCAATATGCCTTGCTCGCAACCCAGGACTTGAGCGACGTCGTCGTGATTACGCTGGAGGACCCGTTGAGTATCAAATTTACCAATACACGCAGTGCTCGATTGACGAGGCGGTCGGGCGCACGTTTCCGCTGA